One window of Chloroflexus aggregans DSM 9485 genomic DNA carries:
- the ruvB gene encoding Holliday junction branch migration DNA helicase RuvB — MSAERLVNPHSDSDDQQVEKSLRPRTLSEFIGQEKVVEQLRIAIAAARGRNEALDHTLFYGPPGLGKTSLANVVANEMGAKIKITSGPAIERAGDLAAILTNLQPNDVLFIDEVHRLNRAVEEVLYPAMEDFALDLVVGKGPGARSLRLNLPRFTVIGATTRLALLTSPLRDRFVAVHRLVFYSDAAMTEIVSRSARILGVPISPEGAREIGRRARGTPRIANRILRRVRDYAQVVANGEITLAVAREALAQLEIDELGLDENDRRLLRAIIELFNGGPVGLNTLAAALAEEVDAIEDVYEPFLLQLGFLQRTPRGRVATRRAYEHLGLPFPERSLPLEDESGPQQGTLF; from the coding sequence ATGAGCGCCGAGCGGCTGGTGAATCCTCATTCTGACAGCGACGACCAGCAGGTCGAGAAGAGCTTGCGCCCGCGCACGCTGAGCGAGTTTATCGGCCAAGAGAAGGTTGTCGAGCAATTACGGATTGCGATTGCTGCCGCTCGGGGGCGCAACGAGGCACTCGATCACACCCTCTTTTACGGCCCACCGGGTTTAGGCAAGACATCGTTAGCCAACGTGGTGGCAAATGAGATGGGGGCCAAAATCAAGATTACCAGTGGACCGGCGATTGAGCGAGCCGGTGATTTAGCCGCGATCTTAACCAATTTGCAGCCGAACGATGTCTTGTTTATCGATGAAGTGCATCGCCTTAACCGAGCCGTAGAAGAGGTACTCTACCCGGCAATGGAAGATTTCGCGCTCGATCTGGTAGTCGGTAAAGGTCCTGGTGCGCGGAGTTTACGGCTTAACTTGCCCCGCTTCACCGTGATCGGCGCCACCACCCGGTTGGCACTGCTCACCTCACCACTCCGTGATCGCTTCGTGGCGGTACATCGGTTGGTATTTTATTCAGATGCCGCCATGACCGAGATCGTCAGTCGCTCGGCACGTATTTTGGGGGTACCGATTAGCCCAGAAGGGGCCCGTGAAATTGGCCGACGTGCGCGTGGCACACCGCGGATTGCCAACCGGATACTGCGCCGGGTACGTGATTACGCGCAAGTGGTTGCCAATGGTGAGATTACCCTGGCGGTAGCTCGTGAGGCATTGGCCCAGTTGGAGATTGACGAGTTGGGTCTCGATGAAAATGACCGTCGCTTGTTGCGTGCAATTATTGAGTTGTTCAACGGCGGGCCGGTAGGGCTGAACACGCTGGCCGCAGCGTTGGCCGAAGAAGTAGACGCGATCGAAGATGTGTATGAGCCGTTCTTGTTGCAGCTTGGCTTCTTGCAGCGCACACCACGCGGGCGTGTGGCAACTCGTCGTGCTTACGAGCATCTGGGGTTGCCCTTCCCCGAACGTTCGCTACCCTTGGAAGATGAGAGTGGGCCGCAACAGGGTACGTTGTTTTAG
- a CDS encoding heme-dependent oxidative N-demethylase family protein produces MVEAWPFDPFVIPTPNVLRVSAYPLHGAPVFHVDLAHYHYEVSLKLALLKTHLSYYVQAYPDSLSAQWELLEWGVGELARSYPQWFVMRRSGNEIYWENRLLGQTATIKLNGDLELWPIDWLGRQVQEDLLLMAVDELSGHPLIAGQLCFPNRWCIGDKMGLPLAAIHGPVPGFREQIAYSTNRLVARLLPQRPVWRRNWSLVVLPDLDLSPRLGSLDEQKAAITAENAGERVFYRVERQTLVRLNRHPSVLFTVHTYVAPLARLAVNPRWAATLAALLQQVEPNMLAYKGITPYLQPLLAYLHQSAERG; encoded by the coding sequence ATGGTTGAAGCATGGCCGTTCGATCCGTTTGTTATCCCGACACCGAACGTCTTGCGGGTGAGTGCCTATCCACTGCATGGCGCACCGGTATTCCACGTCGATCTCGCCCACTATCACTATGAAGTTTCGCTCAAGCTGGCATTGCTCAAAACGCACCTCTCGTATTACGTGCAAGCGTATCCCGACAGCCTATCGGCACAGTGGGAATTGTTGGAATGGGGCGTGGGTGAGCTGGCCCGTAGCTATCCGCAGTGGTTTGTCATGCGGCGGAGCGGTAATGAAATCTATTGGGAAAATCGCTTGCTCGGTCAGACGGCGACGATCAAGCTGAACGGTGATCTCGAACTATGGCCGATAGATTGGCTTGGTCGACAGGTGCAAGAGGATCTCTTGCTTATGGCAGTTGATGAGTTGTCCGGTCATCCCCTGATTGCCGGTCAGCTCTGTTTTCCCAATCGCTGGTGCATCGGCGACAAAATGGGATTACCGCTGGCAGCCATTCATGGCCCGGTACCCGGTTTTCGTGAACAGATCGCGTATTCGACGAATCGGCTTGTTGCCCGCTTGCTGCCACAGCGGCCGGTTTGGCGGCGTAATTGGTCACTCGTTGTTTTGCCCGACCTTGATCTCTCGCCCCGGTTAGGTTCACTCGACGAACAGAAAGCAGCGATTACTGCCGAAAATGCCGGTGAGCGCGTCTTCTACCGCGTCGAACGACAAACGCTTGTGCGTCTCAACCGCCATCCGTCGGTCTTATTCACAGTGCATACGTATGTTGCCCCCCTAGCCCGGTTAGCCGTGAATCCCCGCTGGGCTGCGACACTAGCCGCACTCTTGCAACAGGTTGAGCCGAACATGCTCGCTTATAAGGGGATCACGCCTTACCTCCAGCCGTTACTCGCCTATTTGCACCAGAGCGCTGAACGTGGTTGA
- a CDS encoding glycosyltransferase family 2 protein, which yields MMRLSIAIIARDEAAHIAGCLRSIAGLSDDVVVIVDAQTRDETAAIAASHGAQVWIEPWRGFSAQRNLALQRCRGEWVLFIDADERLTPQLFIELATLVYRNPPDPIAGYRIPRYNLFFGRRLRGGGWYPDYQLRLLRRDAARYDERVSVHEVATLSGAVAELHGHLLHLNIERLDELWQKQARYAWAEATMLYRNGRRMRLRNLIGAPAREFIRRYLQLGGWRDGWLGLFLCATLAWYEVVKFCMLRGLQESDTAITTQMTRMRCKYARFR from the coding sequence ATGATGCGCCTATCAATTGCGATCATCGCCCGCGATGAAGCCGCGCATATCGCCGGCTGTCTGCGCAGTATCGCCGGTCTCAGCGACGACGTGGTCGTCATTGTTGATGCACAGACCCGCGATGAGACGGCGGCAATTGCCGCTTCACACGGCGCACAGGTGTGGATCGAACCGTGGCGTGGGTTCAGTGCGCAACGGAATCTGGCGTTGCAACGCTGTCGCGGCGAATGGGTCCTCTTTATCGATGCCGATGAGCGATTAACGCCGCAGTTGTTCATCGAGCTGGCGACCCTGGTGTATCGTAATCCGCCTGACCCCATCGCCGGCTATCGTATTCCACGGTACAACCTCTTTTTCGGTCGGCGCTTACGGGGAGGTGGTTGGTACCCCGATTACCAACTGCGCCTGCTCCGACGCGACGCAGCCCGGTACGACGAGCGGGTGAGCGTCCACGAGGTGGCAACACTGAGCGGTGCGGTTGCAGAGTTGCACGGTCATCTGCTCCATCTCAATATCGAGCGGCTCGATGAGTTGTGGCAAAAACAAGCGCGCTATGCGTGGGCTGAGGCTACCATGCTCTACCGCAACGGACGACGGATGCGGCTGCGGAATCTGATCGGTGCGCCGGCCCGTGAGTTTATCCGCCGCTATCTGCAACTCGGCGGTTGGCGTGATGGTTGGTTGGGATTATTCCTCTGCGCAACCCTGGCGTGGTATGAAGTAGTGAAGTTTTGTATGCTGCGCGGGTTGCAGGAAAGTGATACGGCCATCACCACGCAGATGACTCGTATGCGATGCAAGTATGCTCGGTTCAGATAG
- a CDS encoding collagenase: MTVCTTVNPETTWTTRMRYLIVGFVVLILLIPSGSRLPLAVTPAYPPPIRLPACPQPTVADVDAMLALLPQAGYDCTEQIAVALRPRIEPVYVQELLAIAVEPTFDTRTRRNALRILGRLAESGPVTRARELMVQQQSMVQMTALTLLERERDNFLLQDAVWLLDSHYYPSWVAAPALEQIALGGEYAPALRYRAARARARLIAAEYGPLRDDSQRFIVAALRSADPGVRTAAAEAISFLRDDQLTARTDWLQLVEEALVHEPPLHVATDSGDPRGAALLTFLESTPTTLTARAALARAADRLAGETATVPRLNALRIAYEHLALPLQHESATVVLRTGPAETSDGDELLAIVATTYAQARRFLGSVGETPIPGEEHLPLQVLIFPGQAAYRDYMRAFTPFTVDVDGIYDVQQNTLYSYRRRDDQTANTLAETLRHEVAHAVTAAYLFPGQWHTPGYHAEPKGWFDEGFAEVLAAQTKPDAPLQPHPRHLATICAQPLKPALADLVALRTGYDQYGTFDYPAAWALMHFLLAERPAAAAALISAWRNQTYHLANWPTLGGWSDWTSAESDWHFAIERWCRL; the protein is encoded by the coding sequence ATGACGGTTTGTACTACGGTAAACCCAGAGACAACGTGGACGACGCGCATGCGGTACCTGATCGTCGGGTTCGTTGTTCTGATCCTGCTTATTCCGTCCGGTTCGCGGCTTCCACTGGCGGTTACCCCGGCTTATCCACCACCGATCCGCCTGCCGGCGTGCCCACAGCCCACTGTGGCCGATGTCGACGCAATGCTCGCGTTGTTGCCACAGGCTGGCTATGATTGCACTGAGCAGATCGCGGTAGCACTTCGCCCCCGCATCGAGCCGGTATACGTGCAGGAGTTACTCGCGATTGCTGTTGAGCCGACCTTCGATACCCGTACCCGCCGCAATGCACTACGCATTTTGGGCCGCTTGGCCGAAAGTGGGCCGGTTACACGTGCTCGTGAGTTGATGGTGCAGCAGCAGTCGATGGTGCAGATGACGGCGCTCACCCTCCTTGAACGCGAACGCGACAATTTTCTGTTGCAAGATGCGGTCTGGCTGCTCGACAGCCACTACTATCCAAGCTGGGTAGCAGCACCGGCACTCGAACAGATTGCTCTCGGTGGCGAGTATGCGCCGGCGTTGCGTTACCGCGCCGCCCGTGCTCGTGCTCGGCTCATCGCTGCTGAATACGGACCATTGCGTGATGATTCGCAGCGTTTCATCGTGGCGGCACTGCGCAGCGCCGATCCCGGTGTACGCACCGCTGCCGCTGAAGCGATTAGTTTCTTGCGCGACGACCAATTGACAGCACGGACAGATTGGTTACAGCTTGTGGAGGAAGCGCTGGTCCACGAGCCGCCGTTGCACGTAGCTACCGATAGCGGCGATCCACGTGGAGCCGCACTGTTAACCTTCCTTGAGAGTACGCCAACGACGCTGACGGCACGGGCTGCATTAGCACGCGCTGCCGACCGATTGGCCGGCGAAACTGCGACGGTGCCACGGCTCAATGCCTTGCGCATAGCATACGAACACCTTGCCCTACCGTTGCAACACGAAAGTGCAACAGTCGTGCTGCGCACCGGTCCTGCCGAGACGAGCGATGGCGATGAACTGTTAGCGATCGTAGCTACAACGTATGCACAGGCTCGTCGCTTCCTGGGTTCGGTAGGAGAAACGCCAATCCCCGGCGAAGAGCATCTCCCATTACAGGTGCTAATCTTCCCCGGCCAGGCTGCATATCGTGACTATATGCGCGCCTTTACCCCCTTCACCGTTGATGTCGATGGCATTTACGACGTGCAGCAGAACACGCTCTACAGCTACCGGCGTCGTGATGATCAGACTGCGAACACGCTCGCCGAGACGCTCCGCCACGAAGTAGCCCATGCAGTCACAGCGGCCTATCTCTTTCCCGGCCAGTGGCACACGCCCGGCTACCACGCCGAACCGAAGGGCTGGTTTGATGAAGGATTTGCTGAAGTATTGGCCGCACAAACCAAACCCGACGCGCCACTTCAGCCGCATCCGCGTCATTTGGCGACTATCTGTGCACAACCGCTCAAGCCGGCTCTCGCCGATCTGGTGGCGTTACGTACCGGGTATGACCAGTATGGGACGTTCGATTACCCGGCAGCTTGGGCATTGATGCATTTCTTGCTCGCCGAACGACCCGCAGCAGCGGCAGCCTTGATCTCGGCATGGCGCAACCAGACGTATCATCTAGCTAACTGGCCAACGTTGGGTGGTTGGTCAGATTGGACCAGCGCCGAATCCGATTGGCACTTTGCGATTGAGCGTTGGTGTAGGCTATAA
- a CDS encoding cryptochrome/photolyase family protein, whose translation MLIHWFRRDLRLRDNTALLAAADASGGAVIPVFIFDDAILGGRFASPARTQFLLDSLTALDGELRSLGLHLVLRRGEPLTTLMALLRESGAHGVTWNRDYTPYAVQRDSTIKRELRAAGYRAESYKDAVIFEMNEVVTAAGQPYTVYTPYAKRWRARLESEPVRVQGVPELTAIPLPASDPLPALNDLLPTAPTSVPRFATGETAARAALEHFIHNAIANYATARDLVAIAGTSRLSPYLRFGVLSPRQCVVAARAAPSGPGPESWIGELIWREFYIQVLYHFPHALRGSFKPVYDRIVWPNDPALFAAWQQGRTGYPIVDAAMRQLQQEGWMHNRARMIVASFLTKDLLIDWRWGERHFMHLLIDGDPAANNGGWQWAAGTGTDAQPYFRIFNPVSQGQKFDPDGAYVRRYVPELAGVPTRYIHEPHKMPPSEQVRAGVQIGRDYSAPVVDHATQRLRALELYRSATRADDAAAEQYA comes from the coding sequence ATGCTCATTCACTGGTTCCGGCGCGATTTGCGCCTACGCGATAATACGGCGCTGCTGGCCGCTGCCGATGCGAGCGGAGGGGCGGTGATTCCGGTCTTTATCTTCGATGATGCTATTCTGGGCGGGCGCTTTGCTAGCCCGGCCCGTACTCAATTTTTGCTCGATAGTTTGACCGCGCTTGATGGCGAGTTGCGTTCGTTGGGACTGCATTTGGTGTTGCGACGCGGTGAGCCTCTCACGACGTTGATGGCGCTGTTGCGAGAGAGCGGTGCCCACGGGGTGACGTGGAACCGTGACTATACGCCATACGCTGTCCAACGCGATAGTACGATTAAGCGTGAGCTGCGTGCTGCCGGCTATCGCGCCGAGAGTTATAAAGACGCGGTTATCTTTGAGATGAACGAGGTGGTGACTGCCGCCGGTCAGCCGTATACGGTCTATACGCCTTACGCCAAACGCTGGCGCGCACGCCTCGAGAGCGAACCGGTGCGGGTGCAAGGTGTTCCTGAGCTAACGGCTATCCCGTTGCCGGCGAGTGATCCCCTTCCCGCGTTGAACGATCTCTTGCCTACCGCGCCGACGAGTGTGCCCCGCTTTGCTACCGGCGAAACAGCAGCACGGGCCGCACTCGAACACTTCATCCATAACGCTATTGCAAACTACGCCACCGCACGTGACCTTGTGGCTATCGCCGGTACGTCTCGCCTCTCACCTTATCTGCGGTTTGGGGTGCTCTCGCCGCGTCAGTGTGTAGTTGCAGCACGCGCCGCACCATCCGGTCCGGGGCCAGAGAGTTGGATCGGCGAGTTGATCTGGCGTGAGTTCTATATACAGGTGCTTTACCATTTTCCTCACGCCCTCCGCGGTAGCTTCAAGCCGGTCTATGACCGGATTGTGTGGCCCAACGATCCTGCCCTGTTTGCTGCGTGGCAGCAGGGTCGAACCGGTTATCCGATTGTTGATGCAGCGATGCGTCAACTACAGCAAGAAGGCTGGATGCACAACCGCGCCCGCATGATTGTGGCGTCGTTCTTGACCAAAGACCTGCTCATCGACTGGCGATGGGGTGAACGCCATTTTATGCATCTGCTGATCGACGGCGACCCGGCGGCAAATAACGGTGGTTGGCAATGGGCTGCCGGCACCGGCACCGATGCTCAACCCTACTTCCGTATCTTTAACCCGGTCAGCCAAGGGCAAAAATTTGATCCTGATGGCGCATACGTGCGGCGTTATGTGCCGGAACTCGCCGGTGTGCCGACGCGCTACATTCACGAACCACACAAGATGCCACCGTCCGAACAGGTCCGGGCCGGCGTTCAGATTGGGCGTGACTATTCGGCGCCGGTGGTCGATCACGCTACCCAACGCTTGCGTGCGCTTGAACTGTATCGATCAGCGACGCGCGCCGATGACGCTGCGGCGGAACAGTATGCTTGA
- a CDS encoding HD domain-containing phosphohydrolase, giving the protein MQNPTYNVLVIDDDPNIRDILSDLLKRERCVVRTAASGQLGIAAAHEELPDLILLDVMMPDLDGFTVCRMLRDDPLTAEVPIIMITALDDRKSRLEGMNAGADEFLAKPVELSELRLRVRTMQRINRYRRLIEERERAATQERQLTEQAKQAAQALAEAYDQTLIGWSRALDLRDKETEGHSQRVAQLTIAVAKALNIPPQEQINMWRGAMLHDIGKIGVPDSILHKPGPLTAEEWEIMRRHTTYAYELLSPIAFLRPALDIPYCHHEKWDGTGYPRGLRGEEIPLAARIFALVDVWDALTNDRPYRKAWSREQAYQYIRDQAGKHFDPHLVDLFLSIAAPDLVAAKERGT; this is encoded by the coding sequence ATGCAGAATCCAACCTACAACGTGCTAGTTATTGATGACGATCCGAACATTCGGGATATTCTCAGCGATTTACTCAAACGTGAGCGATGTGTGGTCCGCACCGCCGCTTCTGGTCAGCTCGGTATTGCCGCTGCCCATGAAGAACTCCCCGATCTTATTCTCCTTGATGTCATGATGCCGGACCTCGATGGGTTTACCGTCTGCCGTATGCTACGCGACGATCCGCTGACCGCCGAGGTGCCGATTATTATGATTACTGCGCTCGATGATCGCAAATCGCGGTTGGAGGGGATGAACGCCGGTGCGGACGAATTCCTTGCAAAGCCGGTGGAACTCAGTGAATTGCGCTTACGTGTGCGCACGATGCAACGGATCAACCGCTATCGGCGCCTCATCGAAGAGCGGGAGCGTGCTGCTACCCAAGAACGCCAACTTACCGAGCAGGCCAAGCAGGCAGCGCAAGCACTGGCCGAAGCGTATGACCAGACCCTGATCGGGTGGTCACGTGCGCTCGATCTTCGTGATAAAGAGACGGAAGGGCATTCACAGCGTGTTGCGCAACTTACCATCGCGGTAGCCAAGGCGCTCAACATTCCCCCCCAAGAACAGATCAATATGTGGCGCGGTGCAATGTTGCACGATATTGGCAAGATTGGTGTTCCCGATTCAATTTTGCACAAACCCGGCCCGCTCACCGCCGAAGAGTGGGAGATCATGCGTCGTCATACCACCTACGCCTACGAGCTACTTTCACCGATTGCCTTTTTACGCCCGGCCCTCGATATTCCATATTGCCATCATGAGAAGTGGGACGGCACCGGCTACCCGCGTGGACTACGCGGCGAAGAAATACCCCTCGCCGCCCGTATCTTCGCACTGGTAGATGTTTGGGATGCGCTAACCAATGACCGACCCTATCGCAAAGCATGGTCTCGTGAACAGGCCTACCAGTATATTCGCGATCAAGCCGGTAAGCACTTTGATCCTCATCTCGTTGATCTCTTTTTATCCATCGCAGCGCCCGATCTGGTCGCGGCTAAAGAACGAGGAACGTGA
- a CDS encoding SH3 domain-containing protein — translation MADEQGQRPTGSVQRDQPRQGGSSRTERLQATSTASKWRPSRQTGTPTINSANIWQILPRWLQQRGWIYLLILVVLLALFFVIVLWLLRGDRRNAPLGTQLPTAITLPTADAGSLPGNEANTTAQPAPTPAPRFFVVVNTGNQGLFLRPQPNRNDPPITTLPEGTRLEQIGDDVPGSDYVWRPVRTPDGLEGYVAVDFLAPEP, via the coding sequence ATGGCAGACGAACAAGGACAACGACCAACCGGGAGCGTTCAGCGTGACCAACCTCGTCAGGGAGGATCCTCACGCACCGAACGGTTGCAGGCGACATCAACCGCTTCTAAGTGGCGACCGTCCCGACAAACTGGTACTCCAACTATCAATTCTGCCAATATTTGGCAGATACTGCCACGTTGGTTGCAGCAGCGCGGCTGGATCTATCTGTTGATATTGGTGGTCTTGTTGGCGCTGTTCTTCGTGATCGTGTTATGGCTCCTCCGTGGTGACCGGCGCAACGCACCGTTAGGTACTCAGCTCCCAACAGCTATCACCCTCCCAACCGCAGACGCGGGCAGTTTGCCCGGTAACGAAGCAAATACAACCGCGCAACCTGCCCCTACGCCGGCACCACGCTTTTTTGTGGTTGTCAACACCGGTAATCAGGGACTATTCTTGCGACCGCAACCTAATCGGAACGATCCGCCGATTACAACCTTACCCGAAGGTACGCGCCTCGAACAGATCGGAGATGATGTTCCCGGCAGTGACTATGTTTGGCGACCGGTGCGTACTCCTGACGGATTAGAAGGTTATGTTGCGGTCGATTTTCTGGCTCCAGAACCGTAA
- a CDS encoding YkvA family protein: MLTTLKRHAHTLKREAYTLYIALRDPRVPWYTKVLLALVVAHTFSPIDLIPDFIPVLGYLDDLILTPLGIWLALKLIPPEVIHAARQQATTLDEQGKPVSRIGAMMVIGIWLIGLIGLLWWWFS, from the coding sequence ATGCTGACAACCCTCAAGCGCCATGCCCACACACTTAAGCGCGAAGCCTACACACTGTACATTGCTCTGCGCGATCCGCGAGTACCCTGGTACACCAAAGTGCTGCTTGCCCTAGTGGTAGCCCATACCTTCAGTCCCATCGATCTTATTCCTGATTTCATACCGGTGCTGGGGTATCTAGACGATCTCATCTTAACCCCACTCGGTATCTGGCTCGCACTCAAACTTATCCCACCGGAGGTGATACATGCAGCCCGCCAACAAGCAACAACCTTAGACGAACAAGGGAAGCCGGTCAGTCGCATCGGTGCTATGATGGTGATCGGGATCTGGCTGATCGGTCTGATTGGCCTGCTCTGGTGGTGGTTCTCATAA
- a CDS encoding pepsin/retropepsin-like aspartic protease family protein, which produces MLDDRTELHFPANGMTEVPLLWQPQVVRCHAAGPGGRPLHVLIDTGTDPSAIDLTLARRLDLRIGDFALGSDAASDAVPFTETMLPWLRIGTLTLRHLYLMAVDLSHAPFPVDVVLGYNVLYQLNLTIDYGQQTLRLCHSDLPPSPPGPRGVSLPLLFFEHFPAIRAYVTAPHTAELLLTLDTGSNSALTLSPDLAATLGLDVQTTPAATGHGFATTTPVVLGMAVDLQIGPFHLDSVAVDVPATHHGDLGRPGRANAGNRLLSRFRRVTLDYRRAVCILDE; this is translated from the coding sequence ATGCTTGATGATCGAACAGAGCTGCATTTTCCGGCTAACGGAATGACCGAAGTACCACTGCTTTGGCAACCGCAAGTGGTACGCTGCCATGCTGCCGGTCCCGGCGGACGACCGTTGCATGTCTTGATTGATACCGGCACCGATCCTTCGGCTATCGATCTGACGTTGGCCCGTCGCCTTGACTTACGCATCGGCGATTTTGCGCTCGGTTCTGATGCGGCATCCGATGCGGTTCCCTTTACCGAGACGATGTTGCCTTGGTTGCGTATCGGCACATTGACCCTGCGGCATCTGTACCTGATGGCCGTTGACCTTAGCCACGCGCCATTCCCGGTAGATGTTGTGCTCGGATACAATGTTTTGTATCAACTCAACCTGACCATTGATTACGGGCAACAAACGCTGCGCTTATGCCACTCCGATCTTCCCCCGTCACCACCCGGACCGCGGGGAGTGTCCCTCCCTCTCCTTTTCTTCGAGCACTTCCCGGCGATACGTGCTTACGTCACTGCCCCGCATACCGCCGAGCTGCTCCTTACCCTCGATACTGGATCAAACAGTGCCCTTACCCTCAGCCCAGATCTCGCAGCGACACTTGGGCTTGATGTGCAAACTACACCTGCTGCCACCGGTCATGGTTTCGCTACGACCACGCCCGTGGTGCTTGGTATGGCCGTCGATCTGCAGATTGGACCGTTTCATCTTGATAGCGTTGCGGTTGATGTCCCGGCTACTCACCACGGTGACCTTGGCCGCCCGGGGCGTGCGAATGCCGGTAATCGGTTACTTAGTCGCTTTCGGCGGGTTACCCTCGATTATCGGCGTGCGGTGTGTATTTTAGATGAGTAG
- the mmuM gene encoding homocysteine S-methyltransferase, with protein sequence MNPIAQALTQRPLLVLDGALATELERRGCDLADPLWSAKVLIENPTLIQAVHADYFAAGADVAITASYQATIPGFMARGLSEAEAIALLQRSVALARAARDAFWADPANRVGRIRPLVAASIGPYGAYLHDGSEYRGEYGLSVADLIDFHRPRMAALAAAEPDLFACETIPCWDEARALVALLPEFPQLTAWISFSARDGAHTSRGEPITEVVAEIAAHPQVAAIGINCTAPRFIPDLIRAIRSVTTKPIVVYPNSGEVYDPVGQCWIGTTEIDDFAAQARQWYAVGARLIGGCCRTTPDHIRAVAAWAAREVQHG encoded by the coding sequence ATGAACCCGATTGCCCAAGCCTTAACCCAACGTCCGCTGCTGGTGCTTGATGGAGCGCTGGCAACCGAACTCGAACGACGGGGATGTGATCTGGCCGATCCGCTCTGGTCGGCAAAGGTGTTGATCGAGAACCCGACCCTGATCCAAGCCGTGCATGCCGATTATTTCGCTGCCGGGGCTGACGTTGCGATCACGGCTAGTTATCAAGCAACCATCCCCGGCTTTATGGCGCGTGGCCTGAGCGAGGCTGAGGCGATTGCCCTCTTGCAACGTTCGGTGGCGCTGGCCCGCGCTGCGCGCGATGCCTTCTGGGCCGATCCGGCCAACCGCGTAGGACGCATCCGCCCGCTCGTAGCGGCGTCGATTGGTCCCTACGGCGCGTATCTGCACGATGGTTCAGAATATCGCGGTGAGTATGGCTTATCGGTAGCTGACTTGATCGATTTTCACCGTCCGCGGATGGCTGCGCTAGCCGCCGCTGAACCCGATCTCTTCGCTTGCGAGACGATCCCGTGCTGGGATGAAGCTCGGGCATTGGTGGCATTGTTACCCGAATTTCCCCAGTTGACGGCGTGGATCAGCTTTAGCGCCCGCGATGGCGCGCATACCTCGCGCGGCGAGCCAATCACTGAGGTAGTCGCCGAAATTGCCGCTCACCCACAAGTCGCCGCCATTGGTATTAACTGCACTGCACCGCGTTTTATCCCCGATCTGATACGGGCGATCCGGTCGGTGACGACCAAGCCGATCGTAGTCTACCCCAACTCCGGCGAGGTCTACGATCCGGTTGGGCAATGCTGGATCGGCACGACCGAGATCGACGATTTTGCCGCCCAAGCGCGGCAATGGTACGCAGTCGGGGCACGGCTGATCGGTGGTTGTTGTCGGACGACTCCCGATCATATTCGAGCTGTTGCAGCCTGGGCTGCTCGCGAGGTACAGCATGGTTGA